A stretch of Triticum aestivum cultivar Chinese Spring chromosome 1D, IWGSC CS RefSeq v2.1, whole genome shotgun sequence DNA encodes these proteins:
- the LOC123175825 gene encoding uncharacterized protein: MAAADAAADAAKLSVSFQAFAALLDCCAAAGGDCDGILLGRAALPPSFPDDDPAPTLPIYVTGHSSFARRSVLSNALDCFKPYSPARPGTATVGFFSSRRSAWATRRPSMREVAVARSLSKSLALTHPVVFLLLAPSVASDLSIHSFDHRAFLLVDSRLVPTSLTIVNSGPRFRGQYRCHTFTAESTMPWPPRQLANIGEQKAMDGMTDAFQDAEEVEQVEEMYSGMLRRLERLAQEAEEGNKRLLRQENKNLLAWRKIAGLKTWK; this comes from the exons ATGgcagccgccgacgccgccgccgacgccgcgaaGCTCTCCGTCTCCTTTCAGGCCTTCGCGGCGCTCCTCGACTGCTGTGCGGCCGCCGGCGGGGACTGCGACGGGATACTCCTCGGCCGTGCCGccctccccccttccttccccGACGACGATCCCGCCCCAACCCTACCCATCTACGTCACCGGCCACTCCTCGTTCGCCCGACGCTCCGTCCTCTCCAACGCACTCGACTGCTTCAAGCCCTACTCCCCCGCCCGCCCGGGCACGGCCACCGTCGGCTTCTTCTCCTCCCGCCGCAGCGCGTGGGCGACGCGCCGCCCCTCCATGCGCGAGGTTGCCGTCGCCCGCTCCCTATCCAAATCCCTGGCCCTCACCCACCCCGTCGTGTTTCTCCTCTTAGCCCCCTCTGTCGCCTCCGACCTCTCCATCCACTCGTTCGACCACCGCGCCTTCCTCCTCGTTGATTCCCGCCTCGTCCCCACCTCCCTCACGATCGTCAACTCGGGTCCTCGTTTCCGGGGCCAGTACCGGTGCCACACCTTCACGGCGGAGTCAACAATGCCGTGGCCGCCGCGTCAGCTGGCAAACATCGGAGAACAGAAGGCGATGGATGGGATGACGGATGCGTTCCAGGATGCTGAGGAGGTTGAACAGGTGGAGGAGATGTATTCCGGGATGCTAAGGAGGTTGGAGAGGCTTGCTCAGGAGGCGGAGGAGGGCAATAAGCGTCTGCTCCGTCAG GAAAATAAGAACTTATTGGCATGGAGAAAAATTGCTGGGCTGAAGACTTGGAAGTAA